From one Diorhabda carinulata isolate Delta chromosome 12, icDioCari1.1, whole genome shotgun sequence genomic stretch:
- the LOC130900219 gene encoding DNA-directed RNA polymerase III subunit RPC9, with the protein MEIVNSNCASLSNYEVFKHLQKIKDGKKKHKGQLATITYETLRYLETTHINDQSADSIKNCMKDLSAFNLSKTELLMIINSPPSTAIDIQLMVEESEERLTEEQVQDILEIVAKHFPYVVKEKVEEDNEEELE; encoded by the exons ATGGAGAT agTAAACAGTAACTGTGCATCTTTAAGTAATTATGAAGTATTCAAACATCTACAAAAGATCAAAGACGGCAAAAAGAAACATAAAGGACAACTAGCAACAATTACTTACGAA ACTCTAAGATACTTGGAAACTACACATATAAATGATCAATCTGCGGATAGTATTAAGAATTGTATGAAGGATTTATCTGCTTTTAATCTTAGTAAAACTGAGCTACTAATGATTATTAATTCACCTCCAAGTACAGCTATAGACATACAATTG atggtagaagaaagtgaagaaaGATTAACAGAAGAACAAGTCCAagatatattagaaattgtAGCAAAGCACTTTCCTTATGTCGTCAAGGAAAAAGTAGAGgaagataatgaagaagaactggaataa
- the LOC130900217 gene encoding density-regulated protein homolog translates to MSVEEKLKQGPREGVTYPLNVIYCGNCTMPIEYCEYYPEYEKCKQWLEVNLPSEFEKVKIGDDNPVEEEKKRQKRGGKGMIKTKKKEDGPKQVCVSRAPRGKKKSVTVVTGLSSFDIDLKVAAKFFGTRFACGSSVTGDDEIVIQGDVKDDLFDVIPEKWPEIDEDFIEDLGDQKR, encoded by the exons ATGTCcgttgaagaaaaattgaagcaaGGACCAAGGGAAGGAGTTACATACCCTTTAAATGTTATCTATTGTGGTAACTGTACAATGCCAATAGAG tattgCGAATATTATCCAGAATACGAAAAATGTAAACAATGGTTAGAAGTAAACTTGCCTTCggaatttgaaaaagtaaaaattggGGACGACAATCCAGTCGAGGAAGAAAAGAAACGACAAAAACGTGGGGGCAAAGGTATGATTAAAACTAAGAAAAAGGAAGATGGTCCAAAACAAGTTTGTGTATCTAGGGCTCCGAGAGGCAAAAAGAAGTCAGTTACTGTAGTTACGGGTTTAAGTAGTTTTG atattgattTGAAGGTTGCTGCGAAATTCTTTGGTACAAGATTCGCATGTGGTTCTTCTGTAACCGGTGATGATGAGATTGTTATTCAAGGTGATGTCAAAGATGATTTATTCGATGTTATTCCAGAAAAATGGCCAGAA aTTGATGAAGACTTTATAGAAGATTTAGGTGAccaaaaaagataa
- the LOC130900213 gene encoding lissencephaly-1 homolog has protein sequence MKMVLSQRQREELNKAIADYLSSNGYTDALEAFKKEADMPGEVERKFGGLLEKKWTSVIRLQKKVMELESKLNEAEKEYIEGAPTRNKRTPSEWIPRPPEKFCLTGHRAPVTRVICHPVFSLMVSASEDATIKVWDFETGEFERTLKGHTDCVQDIAFDTSGKLLVSCSADMSIKLWDFQQTYECVRTMLGHDHNVSSVSFMPAGDFVISSSRDKTIKMWEVSTGYCVKTYSGHRDWVRMVRASPDGTLLASCSNDQSVRIWVASSKECRAELRAHDHVVECICWAPDSAAGPINEAAGADNKKGAHNGPFLASASRDKTIRIWDVGAGIALFVLTGHDNWVRGVVFHPGGKFLVSASDDKTLRVWDLRNKRCMKTLEAHKHFCTSLDFHKAHPYVISGSVDQSVKVWECR, from the exons ATGAAAATGGTCTTGTCTCAACGCCAGCGAGAAGAGCt TAATAAAGCCATCGCTGATTACCTCAGCAGTAATGGGTATACGGATGCCTTGGAAGCCTTTAAGAAAGAGGCCGATATGCCGGGAGAAGTCGAAAGAAAATTCGGCGGTcttctagaaaaaaaatggaCGTCGGTCATCAGGTTACAGAAAAAAGTAATGGAATTGGAATCGAAATTGAACGAAGCCGAAAAGGAGTACATCGAAGGCGCGCCCACACGAAATAAACGAACCCCATCGGAATGGATACCTCGACCTCCGGAAAAATTCTGTCTCACAG gTCACCGAGCGCCTGTGACTCGAGTAATTTGTCACCCTGTATTCAGCTTGATGGTATCTGCGAGCGAAGACGCCACGATCAAAGTATGGGACTTCGAAACAGGCGAATTTGAACGTACCCTCAAAGGCCACACGGATTGCGTTCAGGATATAGCTTTCGATACATCCg GAAAATTATTGGTGTCTTGTAGCGCAGATATGAGTATAAAATTATGGGATTTTCAACAAACATACGAATGTGTACGTACTATGTTGGGACACGATCACAATGTTTCTAGCGTATCCTTCATGCCGGCTGGTGATTTCGTTATTTCGTCTAGTAGGGATAAGACCATCAAGATGTGGGAAGTATCCACCGGATATTGTGTCAAAACGTATTCCGGTCATCGGGATTGG GTGAGAATGGTACGAGCATCGCCGGATGGAACGTTATTAGCAAGTTGCTCCAACGATCAGAGTGTCAGAATTTGGGTAGCCTCGTCTAAAGAATGTAGGGCGGAATTAAGGGCGCACGATCACGTAGTTGAATGTATATGTTGGGCGCCGGATTCTGCAGCTGGACCGATTAATGAAGCTGCCGGAGCTGATAATAAAAAAGGGGCACATAATGGACCTTTCCTCGCTTCGGCTTCTAGAGATAAAACAATTAG GATATGGGATGTCGGTGCTGGTATTGCTCTATTTGTGTTAACGGGACACGACAATTGGGTAAGAGGAGTAGTATTTCATCCCGGAGGCAAATTTTTGGTATCTGCTAGCGATGACAAAACGCTTAGGGTTTGGGATTTGAGGAATAAACGTTGTATGAAGACTCTGGAGGCACATAAACATTTTTGCACATCTTTGG ATTTCCACAAGGCGCACCCCTACGTCATCTCGGGCAGTGTAGATCAATCTGTAAAAGTGTGGGAATGTCGTTAA
- the LOC130900216 gene encoding PRKR-interacting protein 1 homolog: protein MGGDTDTDDKDEPKPIIIRNCTDLQRLKLEKLMKNPDKPVIIPERPKERGVPNVPDFVRNVMGSSAGAGSGEFHVYRHLRRKEYARQKYMQEKAHMEKLDEEYHKKIEENRKLAEERTAKKRLKRLKKKQKRKKKPIKSQKKESSASESSEDNSEEEDKPSEAMQTSEIVEQDSVVEQDSVQNESIEN, encoded by the exons ATGGGTGGAGATACGGACACAGATGATAAAGATGAACCTAAGCCAATTATAATTAGAAATTGTACAGATTTACAAAgattaaaacttgaaaaattgatgaaaaatccT gATAAACCGGTAATTATTCCAGAGAGACCAAAAGAACGAGGTGTTCCAAACGTGCCTGATTTTGTAAGAAATGTAATGGGGTCCAGCGCGGGTGCCGGCTCTGGTGAATTTCATGTATATAGACACCTCAGAAGAAAAGAGTACGCTAGACAAAAATATATGCAAGAAAAAGCTCATATG gaaaaattagatgaagaatatcacaaaaaaatcgaagaaaatagGAAACTTGCTGAAGAACGAACTGCAAAAAAACGACTAAAAAggctaaagaaaaaacaaaagagaaagaaaaaaccaattaaatcacaaaaaaagGAATCATCAGCATCTGAAAGCAGCGAAGATAATTCTGAAGAAGAGGATAAGCCATCTGAGGCAATGCAGACTAGTGAAATTGTTGAACAGGACAGTGTAGTTGAACAGGACAGTGtacaaaatgaaagtattgaaaattga